The Desulfurococcaceae archaeon DNA window ATGAACTGCTCTAGGTTCTGGCTTTTGATCTTGACAGCTGCTACTTCTTTGCCGGCTACCTCTGAAGATATTGTGACGCTGAGGGATAAGAGCTCCTTTGAATAAAGTGTATTGAGCTTTCTCCAGACGTACGTGTAGCTTAAACCTGTTTTAGCGGCGAGTTCTCGGATGCTCATTCTTGGATTGGACGCTAACGTTTCCAGTAACTGCACTAACTTCTCATCACTATGCAATCAAAGTTCACCATGGTAGAGACTTTCATAGCCCTTTTAATAGCTTACGAGTAGCACGTGAGCCGCGAATGACGTGGAGATAAGGGGTTAGTTGGTAATAGGCTATAAGGGGCTGAAATGGGCAAGTGCAAGTCGTGTGGGCGGGTGTCCGTGACGATCAGCGACATTATCGGCGTCTGTGCCAACTGTCTTAGGAAAGGCACTGTTCCCACCAGTGATCTGCATAGGGAATCGCGCAAGAGGTTTGGCTTGTCTACTATTCCTCTAAAGGAGGGCAGTGAAGAGGGGTTAAAGTGTATCGTGTGTGGGAGAGGGTGCTTCGTGGCAATAGGTGGCCGAGGTTATTGTAATTATAGGTTTGAAAGTGAAGGCGCATTGGCGACCTCTACAGGTAGCATCTACGAAGCTGTAGGGATGTACTACTATGATCCGCACCCAACCAACTGCGTTGCCTCCCCCGTGTGCCCGGCAACGACGGGCCTGGGCTACCCCCAATATGCACTTTCACCTAGTGGCGAGCACGGCTACTACAACATCGCTGTGTTCTACGGTGGTTGCAACTTCGACTGCATCTACTGCCAAAACTGGGAATACCGCGAAATGGCCTACAAGGCCAAACCCGCACTGAGCATTGATGTACTGGTCAACGCCGTTAACAAGAGAACAACGTGTGTTTGCTATTTTGGCGGGGACCCTGGACCCTTCGCGCCGCACGCAGTATTTGCGTCTAAGAAGATGGTTGAAAGAGCAAGGTCTATAGGGTTGCCCGTGTTCAGGGTGTGCTGGGAGACGAATGGGCTTTGGAATCCACTAATGCTGGAGGAGGCTACGAAGCTCAGCTTAAACACAGGAGGCATAGTTAAAATAGACTTCAAGGCGTGGAGCCCCGAGGTATATAGGGCTCTCTGCGATGTTGAGGAGAAGCACGTTAATTTAATCAGGGAAAACATTAAGTTGGTGGCCAAGTACGCACCTGCGAGAAAAGAACCACCCCTCCTTGTTGTATCGACACTTCTCGTACCGGGATACCTCGACGAGTATGAAATAGACCAGTTGACGAAGTACATTGCCGGCATAAATACCGAGATACCCTACGTGTTCCTGGGCTTCCACCCAGACTACATGCTAGTAGACCTTCCAGTAACTAGTTGGAACCACGCCGAAAAGGCGGTAAAAATCGCCAAGGAAAACGGCTTGAAACACGTGTATGTCGGAAACGTATTCCTACTTGGACACTCGTACTAGTAATAAGCATGGGAGTGCTGGTAACCGATTGGTAGGCGTAGAGGCCTACCTCGAAGTGTACTTAGCGTGGTAGAGACCTTAAGCCCGCCTATGCGTGATGAAGAGGAAAGATGCTATGCTTTTTTCTTAATGTAGTTTAAGTCCCCTAAATCAAGTCTCCAGCCCAGCGAGCCTAGTATTTCTTGTACATGTTCCACTTTCTCGGATTTGGGTATTGCGATCACGTTCTTGTGGCTTATGATGTAGTTTAATGCCACTTGTATAGGGGTTTTACCGTATTTCGAGGCTACGGATACCAGTACGGGGTTTCTTATGACGGAGCCCCGTTCAAGCGGAGTATACGCTTGTAGTGTGATACCGTTTTGAACACAATACGGTAGGAGCTCTTTTTCAACATAGAGCCTGTTCAGCACACTATAGTGAACCTGGTTTACGACTATCTCGTGTTTACGAGTAGACTGAATGCTTATTCTAAGCTGTGCTAGATCGAAATTACTTACACCAATATACCTCGTTAGTCCACGCTCAGCCAGCACTTCGAAGTTTTGAACCTGCTGCTGAATGCTGATCCTTTCATTGGGCCAGTGTATCAGGAACAGATCGACGTAGGGGATTTCGAGCCTTCTGAGCGAGCCTTCGGCAGCCTTAACTATCTTCTCCTTGTCATCTAATCTATCGGGAAGCATTTTAGTGGTCACGAAAACGGCGTCTCTTCCCACTTCCTTTATAATCTTACCTACGAATTCCTCAGCTCTACCTGCATCATACATTTCAGCCGTATCGATTA harbors:
- a CDS encoding radical SAM protein, which codes for MGKCKSCGRVSVTISDIIGVCANCLRKGTVPTSDLHRESRKRFGLSTIPLKEGSEEGLKCIVCGRGCFVAIGGRGYCNYRFESEGALATSTGSIYEAVGMYYYDPHPTNCVASPVCPATTGLGYPQYALSPSGEHGYYNIAVFYGGCNFDCIYCQNWEYREMAYKAKPALSIDVLVNAVNKRTTCVCYFGGDPGPFAPHAVFASKKMVERARSIGLPVFRVCWETNGLWNPLMLEEATKLSLNTGGIVKIDFKAWSPEVYRALCDVEEKHVNLIRENIKLVAKYAPARKEPPLLVVSTLLVPGYLDEYEIDQLTKYIAGINTEIPYVFLGFHPDYMLVDLPVTSWNHAEKAVKIAKENGLKHVYVGNVFLLGHSY
- a CDS encoding aldo/keto reductase; the encoded protein is MLELYDLSDYKYIGSDKVCAIGIGTYGIRSYDKAFDAFIYAITHGVNVIDTAEMYDAGRAEEFVGKIIKEVGRDAVFVTTKMLPDRLDDKEKIVKAAEGSLRRLEIPYVDLFLIHWPNERISIQQQVQNFEVLAERGLTRYIGVSNFDLAQLRISIQSTRKHEIVVNQVHYSVLNRLYVEKELLPYCVQNGITLQAYTPLERGSVIRNPVLVSVASKYGKTPIQVALNYIISHKNVIAIPKSEKVEHVQEILGSLGWRLDLGDLNYIKKKA